A window from Leptothermofonsia sichuanensis E412 encodes these proteins:
- a CDS encoding pentapeptide repeat-containing protein: MQVKDLLERYQRGERDFSQVDLSGASLSGVNLRDVNFTGADLTGANLSWAFLSRANLTGACLRRVDLRSASLNYAIFNQALLSGANLSKADLRMAHLQNTDLNWAVLQEADLTNANLQAAKLDQGNLERAKLGSACLVAAELMEANLRRTNLANARLDRANLREAHLEEANLREASLVGANLIEANLSGGYLRQADLREADLHRVVLTGADLSEARLESADLSRANLAGAYLLKTSLQKAYLLRANLQDVFLLRADLKEANLRGADLRRADLSGAYLSDATLSEADLTDAYLLESHLIRTNLDGAEMTGCCIYNWHIEDLELSKVNCRYLFTQFNFQTKSPIDRYPVGRELKAGELGQQYRQDGPTVEVYFTEPPNWQALVFTLAQLELESHELSLTVKSYEQVDDNYLLRLVANRLVNAKVLTRRIFQIYPDILQRLSLRQADMFRLLEIGTPSKTLDLALEPSPQQETATPKPLPSPDRRERLYQEVVRQIQHIMMSQAPEQFVESVQHLLNFLNRQGISTEHIQKKIIGQIIVQRAKRDNSFRDLLLRWEKNATESARLSTVGEAVRLAIALLWSQSQRS, translated from the coding sequence ATGCAAGTAAAGGATTTGTTAGAGCGTTATCAGCGAGGAGAGCGGGATTTTTCCCAGGTTGACTTGAGTGGAGCCAGTTTGAGTGGAGTGAACCTGCGTGATGTCAATTTCACCGGAGCAGATCTGACTGGGGCAAACCTGAGTTGGGCATTTCTAAGCCGTGCTAATTTGACGGGGGCTTGCCTTAGACGTGTAGACCTTCGCAGTGCATCCCTGAACTATGCCATTTTCAACCAGGCTCTACTGAGCGGAGCCAATCTAAGTAAAGCAGATTTGCGCATGGCGCACCTTCAGAATACGGACTTAAACTGGGCAGTGCTGCAAGAAGCCGATCTCACCAATGCCAATCTTCAAGCTGCCAAACTGGATCAGGGCAATTTGGAGCGAGCAAAACTTGGTAGTGCGTGTCTCGTCGCGGCTGAATTGATGGAAGCGAACCTGCGACGTACCAATCTTGCCAACGCCAGGTTAGATCGGGCAAATCTGCGCGAAGCACATCTGGAGGAAGCAAATCTGCGGGAAGCTTCTTTAGTTGGAGCAAACCTGATTGAAGCCAATCTCAGTGGAGGATATTTACGTCAGGCAGACCTGCGGGAAGCAGATTTGCATCGGGTTGTTCTAACTGGCGCAGATTTGAGCGAGGCAAGGTTAGAAAGTGCCGACTTAAGTCGGGCAAACCTGGCTGGGGCTTACTTACTTAAAACCAGCCTGCAAAAGGCGTATCTGTTGAGGGCAAATCTCCAGGATGTCTTTTTACTACGAGCAGACTTAAAAGAGGCCAATTTACGGGGGGCAGACCTGCGACGAGCAGATCTGAGTGGTGCCTATCTTAGCGATGCGACTTTAAGCGAAGCTGACCTGACTGATGCCTATTTGCTAGAGAGCCATCTGATTCGCACGAATCTGGATGGGGCAGAAATGACCGGCTGTTGTATTTACAACTGGCATATTGAAGACCTGGAACTGTCCAAAGTCAACTGCCGTTATCTTTTTACGCAGTTTAACTTTCAAACGAAAAGTCCTATAGACCGCTACCCGGTTGGGCGCGAGTTGAAGGCGGGAGAGTTAGGGCAACAGTATCGGCAGGATGGACCCACGGTTGAGGTATATTTCACTGAACCGCCCAACTGGCAGGCACTGGTCTTTACTCTGGCACAGTTGGAACTGGAAAGCCACGAACTTAGCCTTACAGTTAAGTCCTATGAACAGGTAGACGATAACTATCTGCTTCGACTGGTGGCAAATCGTCTGGTGAATGCCAAAGTGTTAACTCGACGCATCTTTCAAATCTATCCAGACATATTGCAGCGACTGTCATTGCGGCAGGCTGACATGTTCCGCTTGTTAGAGATTGGGACCCCATCCAAAACCTTAGATTTGGCGCTGGAACCATCTCCCCAACAGGAGACTGCCACCCCCAAGCCCCTACCGTCCCCAGATCGGCGGGAACGCCTCTACCAGGAAGTGGTCCGTCAAATTCAGCACATTATGATGTCTCAGGCACCAGAACAGTTTGTTGAAAGTGTGCAACATTTGCTCAACTTTCTGAACCGTCAGGGTATTTCCACCGAACACATTCAAAAAAAGATCATCGGGCAAATTATTGTGCAGCGAGCAAAGCGCGATAACAGTTTCCGAGATCTCCTGTTGCGATGGGAAAAAAATGCAACTGAATCTGCTCGCCTATCGACTGTGGGGGAGGCTGTTAGATTAGCGATCGCCCTCCTCTGGAGTCAATCTCAGCGGTCTTGA
- a CDS encoding zinc-dependent alcohol dehydrogenase: protein MRLKGLLAALLYGKEDLRLERVEDPIPEAGEVVLRVGTATTCGTDLKVWRRGGHARMLKPPTLFGHEAAGEIVAVGNGVTHWKVGDRVVANNSAPCMACFFCQKEAYSLCQNLLFNNGTFAEYLKVPAAIVQHNLLPIPDGIPFSLASMTEPLACVLHGAARSNVKPGDRVVVLGDGAIGLMFVAALASGQGDWSQTSHPSPQSHPFAHVFLFGGSDRRLQIGEKLGAVKTFNYHHIGDVPALVKDLTDGWGADVVIEATGVPPVWETAIACARPGATVNLFGGCPRDTTITVSTEQLHYSELTLKGVFHNTPQYVRAALNLLASQTLPFDLLISEERPLSQLGQVFEAMKQRQVIKVAIVP, encoded by the coding sequence ATGAGGTTGAAAGGCTTGCTGGCAGCGTTATTGTATGGCAAAGAAGACTTGCGCCTGGAACGGGTTGAAGACCCTATTCCTGAAGCGGGAGAAGTCGTTTTGCGCGTAGGGACGGCAACCACCTGTGGGACTGACCTGAAAGTATGGCGCAGGGGGGGACATGCCCGGATGCTGAAGCCGCCAACCTTATTTGGGCATGAAGCTGCTGGAGAAATTGTTGCGGTGGGGAACGGTGTAACCCACTGGAAGGTGGGCGATCGCGTCGTTGCCAATAATTCGGCTCCCTGTATGGCGTGTTTTTTCTGCCAGAAAGAAGCCTATTCCCTCTGCCAGAACTTGCTGTTCAACAATGGCACTTTTGCCGAGTATTTGAAAGTTCCAGCCGCTATTGTGCAACACAACTTGCTGCCCATTCCTGATGGGATACCGTTCTCGCTGGCGTCTATGACGGAACCGTTAGCCTGCGTATTACACGGAGCCGCCCGGTCCAATGTCAAACCAGGCGATCGCGTTGTTGTGCTGGGGGATGGGGCAATTGGCTTAATGTTTGTGGCAGCCCTGGCTTCCGGACAGGGAGACTGGAGCCAGACTTCTCATCCATCACCTCAAAGCCATCCATTTGCCCATGTTTTTCTGTTTGGGGGCAGCGATCGCCGCTTACAGATTGGGGAGAAATTGGGAGCGGTTAAAACATTTAATTATCACCACATAGGGGATGTGCCTGCGCTGGTAAAAGACCTGACCGATGGTTGGGGAGCCGACGTGGTGATTGAAGCAACAGGGGTACCCCCGGTGTGGGAGACTGCGATCGCCTGTGCCCGTCCAGGCGCAACGGTTAACCTGTTTGGTGGTTGTCCCCGTGACACGACTATTACGGTCAGCACCGAACAACTCCACTACAGTGAACTCACGTTGAAAGGCGTGTTTCACAATACCCCTCAATATGTCCGGGCTGCGCTTAACTTACTGGCAAGCCAGACATTACCATTTGACTTGCTGATTAGCGAAGAGCGACCTTTAAGCCAGCTAGGACAGGTATTTGAAGCGATGAAGCAGCGACAAGTGATTAAGGTGGCTATAGTCCCTTAA
- the argB gene encoding acetylglutamate kinase, translated as MTTTHEFIQETEATRVRILSEALPYIQQLTGKTVVVKYGGAAMKDGSLKDKVIRDIVLMSCVGIRPVVVHGGGPEINAWLDKLGIEPQFKNGLRVTDAPTMDVVEMVLVGRVNKELVALINQAGGKAVGLCGKDANLIKARPADQEGIGFVGEVTSVDTRILESLVSSGYIPVVSSVAADNTGQAYNINADTVAGEIAAALGAEKLILLTDTAGILRDFKDLSTLIPKLDIQEARKLIETGIVAGGMIPKVTCCVRSLAQGVRAAHIIDGRIPHSLLLEIFTDSGIGSMIVASEFMA; from the coding sequence ATGACTACCACCCACGAGTTCATCCAAGAAACTGAAGCCACCAGAGTTCGGATTCTGAGCGAAGCCCTGCCCTACATTCAGCAATTAACTGGAAAAACGGTCGTCGTTAAATATGGTGGTGCTGCCATGAAGGATGGCAGTTTGAAGGATAAGGTAATCCGGGATATTGTACTGATGTCCTGTGTGGGTATTCGTCCGGTGGTCGTGCATGGGGGAGGCCCAGAAATCAATGCCTGGCTGGACAAGCTGGGCATTGAACCCCAGTTTAAGAATGGGTTGCGGGTGACCGATGCGCCCACAATGGATGTGGTAGAAATGGTGCTGGTGGGTCGTGTCAATAAAGAGCTGGTTGCTCTGATTAATCAGGCGGGGGGCAAAGCAGTCGGGTTATGTGGCAAGGATGCCAATCTGATTAAAGCTCGCCCGGCAGATCAGGAAGGCATTGGTTTCGTGGGGGAAGTCACCAGTGTAGATACCCGTATTTTGGAGTCTTTGGTCAGTAGTGGCTACATTCCGGTTGTCTCCAGTGTGGCAGCAGATAATACCGGGCAGGCATACAACATTAATGCAGACACGGTTGCCGGGGAAATTGCGGCGGCCCTGGGGGCAGAAAAGTTGATTCTACTGACGGATACGGCGGGCATTCTGAGAGACTTCAAAGATCTATCAACCCTGATTCCCAAGCTGGACATTCAGGAAGCACGGAAGTTGATTGAGACTGGAATTGTAGCTGGCGGTATGATTCCAAAGGTAACCTGCTGTGTGCGATCGCTGGCCCAGGGAGTCCGTGCCGCCCACATCATCGATGGTCGGATTCCCCATTCCCTGCTGTTGGAAATATTCACAGATTCTGGTATCGGCTCCATGATTGTGGCATCTGAATTTATGGCTTGA
- a CDS encoding zinc metalloprotease HtpX: MSSPSGLLQAGVDALKQRRYPEAVQAFETFCQSQSNYRSKEFFQAQMYLVRAYQESGQISQAIALCQQMTACEHTQVREWAQRTLPTLSHQEGNAQTVAEDSTSQPVIDPAVSESVRDSALPQNLLSAERSAELLKAGNQALKTRRFVDAVNYLEQYCRGTSPGESNYAQAQMWLVKAYKGSEQTAQAIALCRELMNSEKEYVRIWAKQFLLTMVPAEEPEEDTELTELSVAPVDAGTSSRPSFARNARGATPQATQNSIPKAGRSDRRGVKLPMKGVAASLSMASGVTVSLLAGMILVLFLSLMLIVESENPTLGFAIAVILTVVANAAIFFLSPFIMDLIQGWLYGIRWMSLSEVERYSPETGRILREVCQQKNLKQPRLGIIEDQNPTAFTYGSLPNSARLVVSRGLFTYLDDDEIATVYAHELGHIVHWDFAVMTLASTLVQIAYLLYVYIDAIADRVDNSQVKSSARGITIMAYVFYVVGEYLLLYLSRTREYYADHFAAEVTGNPNGLSRALVKIAYGILEEGKRSKEPSKVLQGTRALGIADPKSAAFTGTAYRVASEPQKIGRVFLWDMFNPWAWWMELNSTHPLTGKRVRALSTYAEQLGLDTEFDMSVVMREGRSLNKKKLYGSFATDVIVLWADKVLGFVGLLIGAAFAVVNRNPGLALSPALIGFGLGTLLKMVFMYPDFNRAPETDVLALMSDPYASPLRGRAVKLAGIVIGRGDAGYKFGSDLKMQDSTGMIYLHYTSRFGPLGNFLFGMSQADSFVSREVSVVGWFRRGIMPWIDLVKMDCPSKWNVTSHPRFWLLVLGIGSIALGFLLPSMMSSL, translated from the coding sequence ATGTCTTCCCCTTCGGGTTTGCTGCAAGCTGGGGTGGATGCTTTGAAACAAAGGCGTTACCCGGAAGCAGTTCAGGCATTTGAAACATTCTGTCAAAGTCAATCCAACTATCGGTCTAAAGAGTTCTTTCAGGCGCAAATGTACCTGGTCAGGGCTTACCAGGAAAGTGGACAGATCTCGCAGGCGATCGCCCTCTGTCAGCAAATGACAGCCTGTGAACACACCCAGGTACGGGAGTGGGCACAACGCACACTGCCGACGCTCTCCCATCAGGAAGGAAATGCCCAGACAGTTGCAGAAGATTCAACCAGTCAACCAGTCATAGATCCGGCGGTATCAGAATCTGTGAGGGATTCAGCTCTCCCCCAAAATTTACTTTCCGCCGAGCGCTCAGCAGAACTGCTCAAAGCAGGAAACCAGGCACTCAAGACCCGGCGGTTTGTTGATGCGGTGAATTATCTGGAACAGTACTGTCGGGGAACCAGTCCGGGTGAAAGTAACTACGCTCAGGCCCAAATGTGGCTGGTCAAAGCGTATAAGGGGAGCGAACAGACGGCCCAGGCGATTGCCCTCTGTCGTGAACTGATGAATAGCGAAAAAGAATATGTCCGCATCTGGGCAAAGCAGTTTCTCCTGACTATGGTTCCAGCCGAGGAGCCAGAGGAAGATACTGAACTGACAGAATTGAGTGTAGCCCCTGTGGACGCTGGTACTTCTTCCAGACCTTCCTTTGCCAGAAATGCCCGGGGTGCCACTCCCCAGGCTACCCAAAACTCGATTCCCAAAGCAGGCAGATCCGATCGGCGTGGCGTGAAGCTACCGATGAAGGGAGTTGCTGCCAGCCTGTCTATGGCATCGGGGGTCACGGTTTCTCTCCTAGCTGGGATGATTCTGGTGCTGTTTCTCAGCCTGATGCTGATTGTGGAGAGTGAAAACCCAACCTTAGGATTTGCGATCGCGGTCATCCTGACTGTGGTTGCCAATGCCGCCATCTTCTTTCTTTCGCCGTTCATTATGGATTTGATCCAGGGCTGGCTCTATGGCATACGCTGGATGTCTCTCTCTGAAGTTGAGCGCTACAGCCCTGAGACTGGAAGAATTCTGCGGGAAGTCTGCCAGCAAAAGAACCTTAAGCAGCCCCGTCTGGGCATTATTGAAGACCAGAACCCGACCGCCTTTACCTACGGCTCTCTCCCTAATAGCGCCCGGCTGGTGGTGAGTCGAGGTTTATTTACCTACCTGGATGATGATGAAATTGCTACGGTCTATGCCCATGAGCTAGGGCACATCGTCCACTGGGACTTTGCGGTCATGACCCTGGCATCGACTCTGGTGCAGATCGCCTATCTCCTCTATGTCTATATCGATGCGATCGCTGACAGAGTTGATAACAGCCAGGTCAAAAGCAGTGCCCGCGGCATTACCATCATGGCCTATGTCTTTTATGTCGTTGGGGAATATCTGCTGCTATATCTCTCCCGCACCCGGGAGTATTACGCCGATCACTTTGCGGCTGAAGTGACCGGAAACCCAAATGGACTGTCGCGTGCGCTGGTCAAAATTGCCTATGGCATTTTAGAAGAAGGCAAACGCAGCAAAGAACCCAGTAAAGTGCTTCAGGGAACCCGTGCCCTGGGCATCGCTGACCCCAAATCAGCCGCCTTTACAGGTACAGCTTACCGAGTTGCCTCCGAACCACAGAAAATTGGTCGAGTCTTCCTGTGGGATATGTTCAACCCCTGGGCCTGGTGGATGGAACTGAATTCTACCCATCCTCTGACAGGCAAACGAGTCCGCGCCCTCAGCACCTATGCCGAACAACTGGGACTGGATACTGAATTCGACATGAGTGTGGTCATGCGCGAAGGACGCAGTCTGAATAAGAAGAAACTCTACGGCAGTTTTGCCACAGATGTCATTGTCCTATGGGCAGACAAAGTGCTGGGTTTCGTCGGATTGTTGATTGGAGCCGCGTTCGCTGTTGTCAATCGGAATCCAGGGCTTGCGCTCTCGCCTGCATTGATTGGCTTTGGATTGGGCACTCTGCTGAAAATGGTCTTTATGTACCCCGACTTCAACCGTGCCCCTGAAACGGATGTTTTAGCCCTGATGTCTGATCCCTATGCCAGTCCATTACGGGGTCGTGCCGTGAAATTGGCTGGAATTGTGATTGGTCGAGGCGACGCTGGCTATAAGTTCGGCTCGGATTTGAAAATGCAGGATTCCACGGGCATGATTTATCTGCACTATACATCCCGCTTTGGTCCATTGGGGAACTTCCTGTTTGGCATGAGTCAGGCGGATAGTTTTGTCAGTCGCGAAGTTTCCGTAGTTGGATGGTTTCGGCGCGGCATCATGCCCTGGATCGACCTGGTGAAGATGGATTGCCCCAGCAAATGGAATGTCACCAGCCATCCCCGTTTCTGGCTCTTGGTGTTGGGCATTGGTTCAATTGCCCTCGGCTTCTTGCTGCCTTCGATGATGTCAAGCCTGTAG
- a CDS encoding Ycf66 family protein — MLTYLLALVVGLGSFALYMAAFFFPEIHRKNDFIWSGIGLFYALVLWICAERIKGGLLLGQAAGVALLAWFGWQTLTLRRQVVPLEEQTAIPTSEEWQSILGNLVRPETLSNLSGQAVSQFENLKQKVQNLITGKSQPRATLKSRVDEPYVPLSPADFASARRRHLAEPPIEVEETIAEFEAGASDPIAELQPNQDSLNDAIETITESADEVISDAINTAQSIESSLSETFETLADQAEATVQDIAEKVQTVTSQVEKEPKQSTSPLAKSAENSRSTLKEKGTGMFAVISDVIKGLFQKKESKPTYVRKQFRTATEENSPVEIDEQVNQAATLTETVSQAGISEAVTNGAIAEVTLSATNALGMEAPMDSGDTWLHEEAPSQEHGNDSDQIDLNAIDLNAVDLNAIDLNEIGSNQVDLDEASLNDASSDNLLDDEATFEDEAEVPIIEEISEVMEEPLQLESEDMIDPAMEEILEVALAESLAPDTDAPNVDNLGDKLLGDKLSEEEERIETASELPLEVNFEMDSGSVSESLIDPAGTFSVVAEGFPDVNEIFPAPLEETPDLSLEVPAEAIADIFPDPSGLFQEPPEDVIDITSEPSYDGAEELSASAEELSASIDAFFEEQAKVSPALGFDFSQGIEEEALPDVSAIFEEAAQNPSDLNLEAIEQEPEISSLDEGDSFQTSSEPTPGMNLELTAEEPETAFPDVSALFQESSEPAPELNLEPVEEEAEDTSNADISFQESFESAPELSLEPVEQEIPANLDMNALFQESSEPTPDLNLELTAEEPEAAFPDVSALFQESSEPAPELNLEPVEEEAEETANIHISFQESSESTPDLSLEPVEQEIATNLDISGLFQESSELTPDMNLELTAEEPEAAFPDVSALFQESSEPAPELNLEPVEEGAEETANIHISFQESSESTPDLSLEPVEQEIATNLDISGLFQESSELTPDMNLELTAEEPEAAFPDVSALFQESSEPAPELNLEPVEQEIPANLDMNALFQESSEPTPDLNLELTTEEPEAAFPDVSALFQEAPESTPELNLEPVEEEAEDTSNGDVLFQEPSEPTPKINLEISDEEPEAAFSDVSALFQEAPESTPELSLEALEGETEGIPDVNISFQESFESAPELSLEPVEQEIATNLDISGLFQESSELTPDMNLELTAEEPEAAFPDVSALFQESPESTPELHLEPSGTEIEETSPEFSLELPGAETEEISSATALFQNSPETNPDMNLDWSDEESKAFPEVSAPFEEPTAELASEELDSHFSQLGEPLGATELEEPAFKADDLFAGEAVISRDFGLEDVAQDEEMAGSFAVTEEIEIYFGPDGTIDLNNLRGVFEDTPTDDASLDLDSAFSDNLAGTEISLEEAFKETDFADKEMAEENSEKPAEW, encoded by the coding sequence ATGCTGACTTATCTCCTGGCACTTGTGGTTGGCTTAGGCAGTTTTGCCCTTTACATGGCTGCCTTCTTTTTTCCAGAGATACACCGCAAAAACGATTTTATCTGGAGCGGCATTGGATTGTTCTACGCTCTTGTTTTGTGGATCTGTGCGGAACGAATCAAAGGTGGGCTGTTGTTGGGGCAGGCGGCAGGGGTCGCTTTGTTAGCCTGGTTTGGCTGGCAAACGCTGACGTTGAGGCGACAGGTGGTGCCTTTGGAAGAGCAGACAGCGATCCCAACTTCAGAAGAGTGGCAGTCAATTCTGGGAAACCTGGTCCGTCCTGAAACGCTCTCCAATCTCTCTGGACAAGCAGTCAGCCAATTTGAGAACCTGAAACAAAAAGTTCAGAATCTGATCACAGGAAAAAGTCAACCAAGGGCAACCCTGAAATCCAGGGTGGATGAACCCTATGTGCCGCTGAGTCCAGCAGATTTTGCTTCCGCTCGTCGGAGACATCTGGCAGAGCCGCCCATCGAGGTTGAAGAAACCATCGCCGAGTTTGAGGCAGGGGCTTCCGACCCGATCGCTGAACTTCAGCCCAATCAAGATTCCCTGAATGACGCGATCGAAACCATAACCGAATCTGCGGATGAGGTTATTTCAGATGCGATCAATACTGCTCAATCAATAGAAAGTTCCCTGAGTGAAACCTTTGAAACCCTGGCTGACCAGGCTGAAGCGACAGTTCAAGACATTGCTGAAAAGGTCCAAACAGTTACCAGTCAGGTTGAAAAGGAACCCAAGCAAAGCACTTCTCCTCTGGCGAAAAGTGCAGAAAACTCGCGCTCTACCTTAAAAGAAAAGGGGACTGGCATGTTTGCAGTAATTTCGGATGTGATTAAAGGGTTGTTCCAAAAGAAAGAGAGCAAGCCCACTTATGTCAGGAAGCAATTTCGGACAGCCACTGAGGAAAACAGCCCGGTTGAGATCGATGAACAGGTCAATCAAGCTGCGACTCTGACCGAAACGGTCAGCCAGGCAGGGATTTCTGAAGCAGTTACCAATGGGGCGATCGCAGAAGTCACTCTTTCAGCAACCAATGCATTGGGTATGGAAGCACCGATGGACTCTGGGGATACCTGGTTGCATGAGGAAGCTCCAAGTCAGGAGCACGGGAATGATTCAGATCAAATCGATCTGAATGCAATTGACCTGAATGCAGTTGACCTGAATGCAATTGACCTGAATGAGATCGGCTCAAATCAGGTTGATCTGGATGAAGCCAGTTTGAACGATGCCAGTTCTGACAATCTCTTGGATGACGAAGCGACCTTTGAGGATGAAGCAGAGGTGCCCATCATTGAAGAAATCTCTGAGGTGATGGAGGAACCCCTTCAGCTTGAGTCCGAGGACATGATCGATCCCGCGATGGAAGAGATTTTGGAGGTAGCCCTGGCTGAAAGTCTGGCTCCTGATACGGATGCCCCTAATGTTGATAACTTAGGCGATAAATTATTAGGCGATAAATTATCAGAAGAAGAAGAACGAATAGAAACGGCGTCTGAATTGCCTTTAGAAGTCAATTTTGAAATGGATTCCGGGTCAGTGTCAGAATCCTTAATTGACCCAGCAGGAACCTTTAGCGTCGTTGCAGAGGGCTTCCCTGATGTGAATGAAATCTTTCCAGCACCATTGGAAGAGACGCCCGACTTGAGTCTGGAAGTCCCGGCTGAGGCGATCGCAGACATCTTCCCCGATCCTAGCGGACTCTTTCAGGAGCCACCTGAAGACGTTATCGATATCACTTCAGAACCCTCCTATGATGGTGCTGAAGAACTTTCAGCCAGTGCTGAAGAACTTTCAGCCAGTATAGATGCTTTTTTTGAAGAACAAGCAAAAGTATCACCCGCTTTAGGCTTCGACTTTTCTCAAGGGATTGAAGAGGAAGCGCTTCCTGATGTCAGTGCTATTTTTGAGGAAGCCGCTCAAAACCCTTCCGACCTGAATCTGGAAGCGATTGAGCAGGAGCCTGAAATCAGTTCCCTGGATGAAGGTGATTCTTTCCAGACATCCTCTGAACCCACTCCGGGCATGAATCTGGAATTAACCGCAGAGGAACCCGAAACAGCCTTTCCAGATGTGAGTGCCCTGTTCCAGGAATCCTCTGAACCTGCTCCAGAACTGAATCTGGAACCTGTTGAAGAGGAAGCAGAAGACACCTCGAACGCTGATATTTCCTTCCAGGAGTCCTTTGAAAGTGCTCCAGAACTCAGCCTGGAACCTGTTGAGCAGGAAATCCCAGCAAACCTGGATATGAATGCTTTATTTCAGGAATCCTCTGAACCCACGCCAGACCTGAATCTGGAATTGACCGCAGAGGAACCCGAAGCAGCCTTTCCAGATGTGAGTGCCTTGTTCCAGGAATCCTCTGAACCTGCTCCAGAACTGAATCTGGAACCTGTTGAAGAGGAAGCAGAAGAAACCGCTAACATTCATATTTCCTTCCAGGAATCCTCTGAAAGTACTCCAGACCTTAGCCTGGAACCTGTTGAACAGGAAATTGCAACCAATCTGGATATCAGTGGCTTGTTCCAGGAATCTTCTGAACTCACTCCAGACATGAATCTGGAATTGACCGCAGAGGAACCCGAAGCAGCCTTTCCAGATGTGAGTGCCCTGTTCCAGGAATCCTCTGAACCTGCTCCAGAACTGAATCTGGAACCTGTTGAAGAGGGAGCAGAAGAAACCGCTAACATTCATATTTCCTTCCAGGAATCCTCTGAAAGTACTCCAGACCTTAGCCTGGAACCTGTTGAACAGGAAATTGCAACCAATCTGGATATCAGTGGCTTGTTCCAGGAATCTTCTGAACTCACTCCAGACATGAATCTGGAATTGACCGCAGAGGAACCCGAAGCAGCCTTTCCAGATGTGAGTGCCTTGTTCCAGGAATCCTCTGAACCTGCTCCAGAACTCAACCTGGAACCCGTTGAGCAGGAAATCCCAGCAAACCTGGATATGAATGCTTTATTTCAGGAATCCTCTGAACCCACGCCAGACCTGAATCTGGAATTGACCACAGAGGAACCTGAAGCAGCCTTTCCAGATGTGAGCGCTTTGTTCCAGGAAGCTCCTGAAAGTACCCCAGAACTGAATCTGGAACCTGTTGAAGAGGAAGCAGAAGACACCTCTAACGGGGATGTCTTGTTCCAGGAACCTTCTGAACCCACGCCAAAAATAAACTTAGAAATTTCGGATGAGGAACCTGAAGCCGCATTTTCAGATGTGAGTGCCTTGTTCCAGGAAGCCCCTGAAAGTACGCCAGAACTCAGCCTGGAGGCACTTGAAGGGGAAACTGAAGGGATCCCTGACGTAAACATTTCCTTCCAGGAATCCTTTGAAAGTGCTCCAGAACTCAGCCTGGAACCTGTTGAGCAGGAAATTGCAACCAATCTGGATATCAGTGGCTTGTTCCAGGAATCTTCTGAACTCACTCCAGACATGAATCTGGAATTGACCGCAGAGGAACCCGAAGCAGCCTTTCCAGATGTGAGTGCTTTGTTCCAGGAATCTCCCGAAAGTACGCCAGAACTGCATCTGGAGCCGTCTGGAACCGAAATTGAGGAGACATCGCCAGAATTTAGCCTGGAATTGCCTGGAGCGGAGACTGAGGAAATCTCTAGCGCTACAGCATTGTTCCAGAACTCTCCTGAAACCAATCCAGACATGAATCTGGATTGGTCCGATGAAGAATCCAAAGCTTTTCCAGAGGTCAGTGCTCCTTTTGAAGAACCAACGGCAGAACTGGCTTCAGAGGAATTAGACTCTCATTTCTCCCAACTTGGGGAGCCTTTAGGAGCAACTGAATTGGAGGAACCTGCATTCAAAGCGGACGACCTGTTTGCAGGCGAAGCCGTCATTTCTAGAGACTTTGGTTTAGAGGATGTTGCTCAGGATGAAGAAATGGCAGGAAGTTTCGCCGTCACCGAAGAGATTGAGATTTACTTTGGTCCCGATGGAACCATTGATTTAAATAATCTGAGGGGGGTTTTTGAGGATACACCAACTGACGATGCCTCTCTAGATCTGGATTCCGCTTTTTCAGATAATCTGGCAGGTACCGAAATTAGTCTTGAAGAAGCTTTTAAGGAGACAGACTTCGCTGACAAAGAGATGGCTGAGGAAAACTCAGAAAAACCCGCAGAGTGGTGA